The following proteins are co-located in the Rattus norvegicus strain BN/NHsdMcwi chromosome 19, GRCr8, whole genome shotgun sequence genome:
- the LOC134483474 gene encoding uncharacterized protein LOC134483474: MFSRLHKRFGRGNVDCGETRVKESGLSSQSNDGQRQHFWGMCNAGRETSSHGSDLSKNQAKKEKERLIKELQVITEERNDLRDRLRFLTERSMKNRPHFRPNPYYEDLERMEEAVMSILHNLEMENTEVHENSHKLKKEIIFSRNLLSQLLMENTCRKKLVPLKQESKEVYLDCALNQKYLVGFNKKDKDQQRPDQHHLVSESARELELDTHQ, from the exons atgttttcccgtcttcacaagcgttttgggagggggaacgtcgattgtggagagactagagtgaaggagtctggcctttcgtctcaaagtaatgatggacaaagacagcacttctggggaatgtgta acgctgggagagaaacatcatcccatGGAAGtgacctaagcaagaatcaggccaagaaggaaaaggagaggctgattaaagagctgcaggtcattaccgaggagagaaatgacctgagagatcgcctgaggtttctgacagagagatccatgaagaacag accacacttcaggccaaatccatattatgaagacctggagagaatggaggaggcggtcatgtcaattctgcacaacttagagatggagaacactgaggtccatgagaacagccataagctgaagaaggagattatcttctctag aaacctgctcagccagctcctgatggagaacacatgtaggaagaagttggtcccactgaagcaggagagcaaggaggtatatcttgattgtgcactgaaccagaaatatttggttggcttcaacaagaaagataaagaccagcaacgtccagaccagcatcatctg gtctcagaaagtgcaagagagctggaattggacacacaccagtaa